Genomic window (Marinobacter fonticola):
AAGCGTTGAGGGATCAGGCCGCTCATGGCATCTCCGGCATTGGACAGCTACCGCTCAAGAGATTAGTCCAAAACTCCCGGCGCGTCCGGTGACGACACGTTTTAGGTCATCCATCTGCGAACTGGCAACGAAAAGAGCGCCCACAAGCCAAAAATGCCGCCGAAGCCAGGCCTCGGCGGCATTGGATACTCGTCATCTCGCTTAGCGTCGGTCTCTGATTATGAGATGTCCGACTACAGTTCAGGCGCGGGCTGTAACTTAGTACAGACGCTCGAACTTGCGCTGTTCCCGCTGAAGCTTCTTGAGATGGCGCTTGACGGCAGCTGCAGCTTTGCGCTTGCGAACGGCAGTCGGCTTCTCGTAGTGCTCGCGACGACGCACTTCGGACAGAATGCCGGCCTTTTCGCAAGACCGCTTGAAGCGACGCAGCGCTACGTCGAATGGCTCATTCTCTTTCACTTTGACAGCTGGCATTCGAAAATCACCTACCTTTGGATCGTTCGGATTAAGTGTTCAGTTCCTCTCGCGGGCTTGCCGCCCAGCGCTTGGCGCTGATGATGCGTTTGATCGCGCGGATCACTGCGAAAATTGTCTAAAACTCGACCAGCGCAGATTTAAGGGCGGCAATGATAGCCTCTTCGCTTGCTGGTTGTAAAGCGTTCAGTCCCTTGCCCCGATAAGTGGGGGTTGTCCGCACCTTTTCAAGGCGTTGCAA
Coding sequences:
- the rpsU gene encoding 30S ribosomal protein S21, producing the protein MPAVKVKENEPFDVALRRFKRSCEKAGILSEVRRREHYEKPTAVRKRKAAAAVKRHLKKLQREQRKFERLY